From the genome of Streptomyces sp. NBC_00659, one region includes:
- the rpmA gene encoding 50S ribosomal protein L27, with product MAHKKGASSTRNGRDSNAQRLGVKRFGGQTVNAGEILVRQRGTHFHPGVSVGRGKDDTLFALAAGAVEFGTHRGRKVVNIVPVA from the coding sequence ATGGCACACAAGAAGGGCGCATCGTCCACTCGGAACGGTCGCGACTCCAACGCTCAGCGGCTCGGTGTGAAGCGCTTCGGCGGTCAGACCGTCAACGCCGGTGAGATCCTGGTCCGCCAGCGTGGCACCCACTTCCACCCCGGCGTCAGTGTCGGCCGTGGCAAGGACGACACGCTGTTCGCGCTGGCCGCCGGTGCGGTCGAGTTCGGCACGCACCGTGGCCGCAAGGTCGTGAACATCGTTCCGGTCGCCTGA
- the rplU gene encoding 50S ribosomal protein L21 — MYAIVRSGGRQHKVAVGDIVEVDKIPTAKVGDTVELSTLLVVDGEAVTSDPWVLAGIKVQAEIVDHHKGVKIDILRYKNKTGYRRRQGHRQQYTAIKVTEIPAAAK, encoded by the coding sequence GTGTACGCCATCGTGCGCAGCGGTGGTCGCCAGCACAAGGTTGCTGTCGGCGACATCGTTGAGGTTGACAAGATTCCCACCGCCAAGGTTGGCGACACGGTCGAGCTCTCGACCCTGCTCGTTGTCGACGGCGAAGCCGTGACGAGCGACCCCTGGGTCCTCGCGGGCATCAAGGTCCAGGCCGAGATCGTGGACCACCACAAGGGCGTCAAGATCGACATCCTTCGCTACAAGAACAAGACCGGCTACCGCCGTCGTCAGGGCCACCGCCAGCAGTACACGGCGATCAAGGTCACTGAGATCCCCGCGGCTGCGAAGTAA
- a CDS encoding SUKH-3 domain-containing protein, which produces MMEFGGLLVDVSGPGVSCAREPFEIDPELAVGEEYRFADLSERSGRRFLPLGEAGTEFFLAIDEDGVLYLLAAWVFRLGPSDEALENLIRGVKAEKLRLSG; this is translated from the coding sequence CTGATGGAGTTCGGCGGTCTGTTGGTCGACGTCAGCGGGCCCGGTGTCAGCTGCGCGCGGGAGCCGTTCGAGATCGATCCCGAACTGGCCGTTGGGGAGGAGTACAGGTTCGCGGACTTGTCGGAGCGTTCCGGCCGCCGGTTCCTTCCGCTGGGCGAGGCCGGGACGGAGTTCTTCCTGGCGATCGACGAAGACGGCGTCCTGTACCTTCTCGCCGCCTGGGTGTTCCGTCTGGGACCCTCGGACGAAGCGCTGGAGAACCTGATCAGGGGTGTGAAGGCGGAGAAGCTGCGGCTTTCCGGCTGA
- a CDS encoding type II toxin-antitoxin system VapC family toxin, which translates to MTTTTVFDTGPIVAALDRRDNRHAECAQFLATTTGRRLLPSPVMTEVCWIFETWPHIEASFLDLVARGRFELVHPTTEDIERMSELVRQYADFPLGAVDASVIAIAERYGIDRVATIDRRHFTVVKPKHVSALTLLP; encoded by the coding sequence ATGACGACCACCACTGTCTTCGATACCGGTCCGATCGTTGCGGCGCTGGATCGGCGAGACAACCGTCACGCCGAGTGCGCCCAGTTCCTCGCCACCACCACCGGCCGCCGCCTGCTGCCCAGTCCCGTCATGACCGAGGTCTGCTGGATCTTCGAGACCTGGCCGCATATCGAGGCATCCTTCCTCGACCTCGTCGCACGCGGCCGCTTCGAACTCGTCCACCCCACCACCGAGGACATTGAGCGGATGAGCGAACTGGTCCGCCAGTACGCAGACTTCCCACTCGGCGCGGTCGACGCCTCAGTGATCGCCATCGCGGAGCGCTACGGCATCGACCGCGTCGCGACCATCGACCGTCGGCACTTCACCGTCGTCAAGCCGAAACACGTATCCGCACTCACGCTGCTGCCGTAG